In one window of Zygosaccharomyces rouxii strain CBS732 chromosome E complete sequence DNA:
- a CDS encoding nucleobase:cation symporter-2 family protein (conserved hypothetical protein), translated as MSSPRMDSALEEGQKTPSEQIKTTLFWLRWKFTTKEGLLGDYDYKYLFTPTYPFKNFIDRRRGIEPVVYDQPFFGLNEEVPVLLGLILGLQHALAMLAGVITPPMIIGGIANLDGVHVNYLVSASLITSGILSAVQITRFRIPKTPFHVGSGVLSIVGTSFSVIGIVSKSVPLMYKTGYCPGGANSKEPCPDGYGALLGTAACCALLEILLSFMPPDILQRIFPKQVTGPVVLTIAVPLIQTGFQDWVGGSGCVGEICPSKGAPQAAPWGSAKFIGLGFLVYVTIILCEKYGPPILKSCAVIVGLLVGCIVAAACGYFQHDMIDQSPAATFLWKHTFKLRVYGPAVLPFLVLFIVLTQETIGDITATSDVSRLEVEGKAFESRIQGAVLSDGLGGILSSLFTVTPMSTFAQNNGVISLTKCASRQVGYWTCFYMLVMGIFAKFGAAIVQIPKPVLGGMTTFLFTTVAVAGIAIISQIPFTRRDRFILTGALLPGFAAILVPNWFDYVFTYEGDNNALKGFLNAIVLIMETSFTICGIVAIILNLLIPQELDEELYDDIEVQQENLSVLEGRKSPTFKPVMSGKEVEAFELTSEQRTSEP; from the coding sequence ATGAGCTCTCCAAGAATGGATTCAGCTTTGGAAGAAGGTCAAAAGACACCAAGTGAACAGATTAAGACCACACTGTTCTGGTTACGGTGGAAATTTACTACAAAGGAAGGTTTGTTGGGTGATTATGACTACAAATACCTTTTCACCCCAACATACccatttaaaaattttattgatAGAAGACGTGGTATTGAACCTGTTGTTTATGATCAACCATTTTTCGGTTTGAATGAGGAAGTACCAGTTTTACTAGGGTTGATTCTTGGTCTACAACATGCATTAGCCATGTTAGCTGGTGTCATCACACCACCTATGATaattggtggtattgcAAATTTAGATGGGGTTCATGTCAATTATTTAGTTTCTGCTTCGTTAATCACATCAGGAATTCTTTCAGCAGTACAGATCACCAGATTCCGCATCCCGAAAACACCGTTCCACGTAGGATCTGGAGTTTTGTCAATTGTGGGGACATCATTTTCGGTTATTGGAATTGTTAGCAAGTCTGTTCCACTAATGTACAAAACCGGATATTGTCCAGGCGGTGCCAATAGTAAAGAACCATGTCCGGATGGATACGGTGCATTACTAGGTACTGCCGCTTGTTGTGCCCTCttagaaattttattatcatttaTGCCACCTGATATCTTACAAAGAATTTTCCCCAAGCAAGTTACAGGTCCAGTGGTTTTGACAATTGCGGTTCCTCTAATTCAAACTGGTTTCCAAGATTGGGTTGGTGGTAGTGGTTgtgttggtgaaatttgCCCCAGTAAAGGAGCACCGCAGGCGGCGCCCTGGGGGTCTGCTAAATTTATTGGATTAGGATTCTTGGTTTATGTGACAATTATTCTATGTGAGAAATATGGACcaccaattttaaaatcatgTGCAGTTATTGTGGGGTTGCTAGTCGGCTGTATAGTAGCTGCTGCATGTGGGTACTTCCAGCACGATATGATTGACCAATCCCCAGCAGCAACTTTCCTCTGGAAACATACTTTTAAACTCCGAGTGTATGGGCCTGCAGTATTACCGTTCTTGGTGCTTTTCATAGTTTTAACCCAAGAAACTATCGGTGACATTACCGCTACCAGTGATGTATCTAGACTAGAGGTCGAAGGTAAGGCTTTCGAATCACGTATTCAAGGTGCTGTTCTTTCAGACGGTCTCGGCGGTATCTTATCATCACTATTTACCGTTACACCAATGAGTACTTTCGCTCAAAATAATGGTGTTATTTCTCTGACTAAATGCGCTAGTCGCCAAGTTGGTTATTGGACTTGCTTCTACATGTTAGTCATGGGTATATTCGCTAAATTTGGTGCTGCTATAGTCCAAATCCCCAAACCTGTTCTTGGTGGTATGACGActttccttttcaccaCTGTTGCAGTGGCCGGTATCGCTATTATTTCACAGATTCCATTCACTAGAAGAGATAGATTTATCCTAACGGGTGCTCTATTGCCAGGTTTTGCTGCCATCCTAGTGCCTAATTGGTTCGATTACGTTTTTACGTACGAAGGTGACAACAATGCATTGAAAGGTTTCCTCAACGCTATCGTTCTTATCATGGAGACAAGTTTTACTATCTGTGGTATAGTTGCTATTATTCTCAACCTGCTAATACCACAGgaattagatgaagaacTTTATGACGATATCGAAGTTCAACAGGAGAACTTAAGCGTCTTGGAAGGCAGAAAGAGCCCTACATTCAAGCCAGTTATGTCCGGCAAAGAAGTGGAAGCTTTCGAGTTGACGAGTGAACAAAGGACCAGTGAACCATAA
- the RPA135 gene encoding DNA-directed RNA polymerase I core subunit RPA135 (highly similar to uniprot|P22138 Saccharomyces cerevisiae YPR010C RPA135 RNA polymerase I subunit A135), translated as MGKVIKPPTAARTAHFRTLERESRFQNPPKDKSAYPLLYEAVQPHIGSFNALTEGPEGGLLNQGIKDIGEKVIFDGKRSDSIQLGNRLSVSVEQASITKPMFNDGVASGVERRVFPSEARQRLSSYKGKLVIKLRWEVNNGEETFTEVRDCGAVPIMLQSNRCHLYNMPPSELVKHKEESDEFGGYFIINGIEKLIRMLIVQRRNHPMAIIRPSFANRGAAYSQFGVQIRSVRPDQTSQTNVLHYLHDGQVTFRFSWRKNEYLIPVVMIIKALCDISDREIFDGIIGPDLSNSFLTDRLELLLRGFKKRYPQLRNRTQVLQYLGDKFRIVFQAPPDKSDLDVGKEVLHRIVLVHLNGDTNEDKCRLLLFMIRKLYSLVAGACSPDNPDATQHQEVLLGGFLYGMILKEKVDEYMQSIIAQIRTDINRGIPANFKDRKYMTRVLMRVNDNIGSKMQYFLSTGNLVSQSGLDLQQVSGYTVVAEKINFYRFISHFRMVHRGSFFAQLKTTTVRKLLPESWGFLCPVHTPDGAPCGLLNHFAHKCRISTKQSDVSQIPSILYSLGVSPASQAFAAGPSLCCVQIDGKIVGWTSHEQGRIIADTLRLWKVEGKTPGLPLDLEIGYVPLSSRGQYPGLYIFGGHSRMMRPVRYLPLDKEDIVGPFEQVYMNIAVTPQELQNNVHTHVEFTPTNILSILANLTPFSDFNQSPRNMYQCQMAKQTMGTPGVALCHRSDNKLYRLQSGQTPVVKANLYDDYGMDNFPNGINAVVAVISYTGYDMDDAMIINKSADERGFAYGTMYKTEKVDLSLNRSRGDPISQHFGFGNDEWPKEWLEKLDEDGLPFIGTYVEEGDPIVAYFDDTLNRTKVKTYHSTEPAYIEEVNLIGDESNKLQELQTVSIKYRIRRTPQIGDKFSSRHGQKGVCSRKWPTVDMPFSETGIQPDVIINPHAFPSRMTIGMFVESLAGKAGTLHGVAQDASPWVFDENDTPADYFGDQLLKSGYNYHGNEPMYSGASGEELRADIYVGVVYYQRLRHMVNDKFQVRSTGPVNSLTMQPVKGRKRHGGIRVGEMERDALIGHGTSFLLQDRLLNSSDYTQTNVCRECGSILATQQSVPRIGSISSLRCRRCAINFDEAKKTLAKFEGSDNVFIDDSHIWEDGQGNKFVGGGETTTVAIPFVLKFLDSELAAMGIRLRYNVDPR; from the coding sequence ATGGGTAAGGTTATCAAGCCACCAACAGCTGCACGTACAGCTCATTTTCGTACGTTAGAAAGGGAATCGAGATTTCAAAACCCTCCCAAGGATAAATCCGCTTACCCTCTACTTTATGAAGCTGTCCAACCTCACATTGGTTCATTTAATGCATTAACTGAAGGACCTGAAGGTGGCCTTCTCAATCAAGGTATTAAGGATATTGGTGAGAAGGTTATCTTTGATGGTAAACGTTCCGATAGCATTCAATTGGGTAACCGTCTTTCTGTTAGTGTAGAACAAGCATCAATCACTAAACCAATGTTTAACGATGGTGTAGCATCTGGTGTTGAAAGAAGAGTTTTCCCCAGTGAGGCAAGACAAAGATTGTCATCTTATAAAGGTAAACTTGTTATTAAATTGAGATGGGAAGTAAATAACGGTGAAGAGACTTTCACTGAAGTGAGGGACTGTGGTGCGGTGCCGATCATGTTGCAGAGTAACAGATGCCATCTCTATAACATGCCTCCTAGCGAACTAGTGAAGCACAAGGAAGAGTCTGATGAATTTGGTGGatatttcatcattaacGGTATTGAGAAATTAATTAGAATGTTAATCGTTCAACGTAGAAACCATCCTATGGCCATTATTAGACCTTCATTCGCCAATAGAGGTGCCGCCTACTCACAATTTGGTGTTCAAATAAGGTCTGTAAGACCAGATCAAACATCGCAAACTAACGTTTTACACTATTTGCATGATGGTCAAGTTACATTCCGTTTCTCTTGGAGGAAAAACGAATATTTGATTCCAGTGGTCATGATCATAAAGGCATTATGTGATATCAGTGATcgtgaaatttttgatggGATCATTGGTCCAGATTTGTCCAACTCTTTCTTGACAGATCGTTTAGAATTGCTTCTAAGAGGTTTCAAAAAGCGTTACCCACAGTTGCGTAATAGAACTCAAGTGCTACAGTATTTGGGTGACAAATTCCGTATCGTTTTTCAAGCTCCTCCAGATAAAAGTGATTTGGATGTTGGTAAAGAAGTTCTTCATCGTATTGTGCTAGTTCATTTGAACGGTGATACCAATGAAGATAAATGCCGTTTATTGCTGTTCATGATTAGAAAACTTTATTCTCTAGTCGCTGGTGCTTGCTCCCCAGACAATCCCGATGCTACCCAACATCAAGAAGTCTTATTAGGTGGATTCTTATACGGTATGATTCTAAAggaaaaagttgatgaataCATGCAATCTATCATTGCTCAAATCAGGACTGATATCAATAGAGGAATTCCTGCAAACTTTAAAGATCGTAAGTATATGACTCGTGTGCTTATGAGGGTCAATGACAACATTGGTTCCAAAATGCAATACTTTTTATCCACTGGTAACTTGGTTTCTCAATCAGGTCTTGATTTACAACAAGTTTCTGGTTATACAGTGGTGGCAGAAAAGATTAATTTCTACCGTTTCATATCACATTTCAGAATGGTTCACAGAGGTTCATTTTTTGCTCAGTTGAAGACTACTACCGTGAGAAAATTACTACCGGAATCTTGGGGGTTCCTATGCCCTGTCCACACTCCAGATGGTGCTCCTTGTGGTTTGTTAAACCATTTTGCTCACAAGTGCCGTATTTCCACCAAACAATCAGATGTCAGCCAAATTCCTTCAATACTTTATTCTCTCGGTGTATCCCCAGCATCTCAAGCGTTTGCTGCCGGCCCCTCATTGTGTTGCGTTCAAATTGACGGTAAAATCGTTGGTTGGACCTCTCATGAACAAGGTAGAATTATTGCAGATACTCTAAGACTTTGGAAGGTAGAAGGTAAAACACCAGGACTGCCATTAGATCTCGAAATTGGTTATGTTCCATTATCATCTAGAGGTCAATACCCAGGTTTGTACATCTTTGGTGGTCATTCAAGAATGATGCGTCCAGTCCGTTACTTGCCTCTAGACAAAGAAGATATCGTGGGTCCATTCGAACAAGTTTACATGAACATTGCGGTTACACCACAGGAACTTCAAAATAATGTGCATACTCATGTGGAATTCACTCCAACTAATATTTTATCCATTTTGGCCAACTTAACACCTTTCTCTGATTTCAATCAATCTCCTAGAAATATGTATCAATGTCAAATGGCTAAACAAACCATGGGTACTCCTGGTGTAGCTCTTTGTCACAGATCTGATAACAAATTGTACAGATTGCAATCCGGTCAAACGCCAGTTGTTAAGGCTAATCTATACGATGATTATGGTATGGACAATTTCCCCAACGGTATTAATGCAGTGGTTGCCGTTATTTCCTACACAGGTTACGATATGGACGATGCCATGATTATCAACAAATCTGCAGACGAAAGAGGTTTTGCCTATGGTACTATGTACAAGACTGAAAAGGTGGACTTATCCTTGAACAGAAGCCGTGGTGACCCTATTTCTCAACATTTTGGCTTTGGTAATGACGAATGGCCCAAAGAATGGCTAGAAAAGTTGGACGAAGATGGATTGCCCTTCATTGGCACTtatgttgaagaaggtgacCCTATCGTTGCCTATTTTGATGATACCTTGAACAGAACTAAGGTGAAGACTTACCATTCTACAGAACCTGCTTacattgaagaagttaatCTGATAGGTGACGAATCTAacaaattacaagaattgcAAACCGTTTCCATTAAATACCGTATTAGAAGAACCCCACAAATTGGTGATAAATTCTCTTCAAGACACGGTCAAAAAGGTGTTTGTTCCAGAAAATGGCCTACTGTTGATATGCCCTTCAGTGAAACCGGTATTCAACCAGATGTTATCATTAACCCACATGCTTTCCCCTCTCGTATGACCATTGGTATGTTCGTCGAATCTCTTGCTGGTAAGGCGGGTACTCTTCACGGTGTTGCCCAAGATGCCTCCCCATGGGtgtttgatgaaaatgacaCTCCTGCTGATTATTTTGGTGACCAATTGCTAAAATCAGGCTACAACTACCACGGTAACGAGCCTATGTACTCTGGTGCTAGTGGTGAAGAATTAAGAGCTGACATTTACGTCGGTGTTGTCTACTATCAAAGATTGCGTCACATGGTTAACGATAAATTCCAAGTGCGTTCTACTGGTCCTGTCAATAGTCTGACAATGCAACCCGTTAAAGGTAGAAAGCGTCATGGTGGTATTCGTGTCGGTGAAATGGAAAGAGACGCCTTGATTGGTCACGGTACCTCTTTCCTATTACAAGACCGTCTACTCAACTCTTCCGATTACACACAAACTAATGTTTGTCGTGAGTGTGGGTCCATATTGGCCACTCAACAGAGTGTACCTCGTATTGGTTCTATTTCATCATTACGTTGTCGTCGTTGTGCAATCAATTTCGATGAAGCTAAGAAGACATTGGCTAAATTCGAAGGTTCTGATAACGTCTTTATCGATGATTCCCACATCTGGGAAGATGGTCAGGGCAATAAATTTgtcggtggtggtgaaacCACCACTGTCGCCATCCCATTtgttctcaaatttttggacTCTGAACTAGCTGCCATGGGTATAAGACTGCGCTACAACGTGGATCCACGCTAA